In Nymphaea colorata isolate Beijing-Zhang1983 chromosome 3, ASM883128v2, whole genome shotgun sequence, a genomic segment contains:
- the LOC116250010 gene encoding agmatine hydroxycinnamoyltransferase 1-like translates to MVKWFNYILEASDKIEMFEVVEGQTHVGFLYAFKPPNPSIEVIEQGLRRLLAEYREFVGRLIFDDNGHQCILLNDKDIRFVKVTSSFSLSSLMDKPSPYYPDLHPHITGIEEALFQAQLTRFACGSLVVGCTFHHAVLDALCLSHFLIAWGQTVRDGIPVLPRLHDRSIFIPRNPPRFQFEHSEIEYTAHHQTATHPELQHTIVMERAHFCSEFLAKLKFKASRDNLCDKPYTTFECLTFPPMEKDHPCEESIRGADYNSKDCSERSI, encoded by the coding sequence ACCCATGTTGGCTTCTTGTATGCCTTCAAACCTCCCAACCCATCAATTGAAGTCATTGAACAAGGGCTCCGCCGGCTTCTTGCTGAGTACAGAGAGTTTGTCGGCCGCCTCATATTCGACGACAATGGCCACCAGTGCATCCTTCTCAATGACAAGGACATTCGCTTCGTCAAAGTTACCTCTAGCTTCTCTCTCAGTAGCTTGATGGACAAGCCATCTCCGTACTACCCTGACTTGCACCCACATATCACGGGCATAGAGGAGGCGTTGTTTCAGGCGCAGCTCACCAGGTTTGCTTGTGGTTCCTTGGTTGTGGGCTGCACCTTCCACCATGCAGTCTTGGATGCGCTGTGTCTCAGCCATTTCCTCATAGCATGGGGCCAAACTGTGCGTGATGGCATCCCTGTTCTTCCACGGCTGCATGACCGCTCCATCTTCATCCCTCGCAACCCTCCTCGCTTTCAGTTTGAACATAGCGAGATTGAGTATACCGCCCATCACCAAACGGCCACACACCCAGAGTTACAACACACTATTGTGATGGAAAGGGCACACTTCTGTTCTGAATTTTTAGCTAAACTCAAGTTCAAGGCCTCTCGTGACAATCTTTGTGATAAGCCTTACACTACGTTTGAGTGCCTTACTTTCCCACCTATGGAGAAAGATCACCCATGTGAGGAATCTATAAGGGGAGCTGACTACAACAGTAAGGATTGCAGTGAACGGTCGATTTAG